In the bacterium genome, GGCTCCGTGGCTTCGGAGATATAATTATAAGTGGTGTCGAAAGCAATATTCGGTGGCCATTCCCAATAATTTACAATTTGTCCCATCGCCGTAACAACACATCCTATAGGGCAAATCTCACCCGTTTCAGGATCGATCGGGCAAAATATGTTATATGGATCACCCTGATTCCAGCGAGTATCTGTATATGGTCCCCAAATCGATCCAGTGGTCATCTCGGTTAGTAACCTAGGTGAACTTTCTATATATTCACTCCAGAGTTCTTGATTCCGACGAATTATGCCTGATGGTGTCTGTGGGATGGCTTGAATTCTATTTTGTATATCTAGTTTGATAATCGCAAGGGGAAAATTTTCTCTCGATTCTATGACATCGAAATCAGAATCGAAGGAATAGGCTATAATAGGACGAAGTTCTTTGATGGTTGGTATAACAATATAACCCTGTGGTTCAAGGAGGGCTATATAGGCTATTTTGCTTTCCGAATCCATAATGGGGACGAATTGGGACAAATCCCCTTTTCCTTCGATCTCCAGATGCGTTTGCGCGATTTTATTAATTTCTTCAAAAGAGGCGTTATCAGCCCATGTGATAACAGCGATTAGCAGAAATAAAGCGATAAAGGTTTTTTTAAACATACTTCTCCTATAGTTTTATTTGCGATTTATATTAGAGCAAAATCCCAAATAGTCAAGTCAATAGGAGAATTTTATTGTTTAGCTCTTCAGTTTTTTAGAGGACTTGTTATCGAGTTCAAATTGATTTTATGTTCAGCGGCGCGAAGCTCAATGATGATTATGGTTGTCATTCGAATATTTTCATAATGCAACTTGTTATACATATTTTTATTAAGAGGTCAACACTTTGTCGCTTTCGACTGTCCATCTGGGAAATTTTTTCATATTGCGTAATTTAACACCCTCTATGAACTCGAGCTTGCGATTCCGCGGGCTTGAGAGCACTCTCCACAGCTCTTAACTTCACCGTTGTGTTTAGTTACTGATTTTAACATTCTCTCGACATTGTAATAACCCGAAGCCGTCTTTTGATTTGCCAATACATAGAATACTGCATCTGCGAGCAGAAAAATACGGATATTTACTTCTTCCTTATGCTCTTTCAGAAGTGTTATCGCCATCCTTAAAGCATAATAGGTTTTTAAGTCGATATAATTTATTGTGTGCTCTGTTTTTCAATATAGTATATGACCTATTCAATGATCGGTTTTCGCTAGCCAGATGGCTGTGGAGGGCTTTAATCTTATATCGAAACCAAACCCTCTCCGCGCGCTGTCACGATTTTTGCTACGGTCAAGAATGAATATTGATTACATTATTTTTGACCGCAAAAATCCTCTCCCGACCGCCCATCGTCCCTCGCGCCAGCGCTCTTAATCTATTTTTAAATTTTGGAGAATCGGGTGTTAATTGATCTTCGGGGGAAATTTCCATCATCGCTACTTCTCGGATCAAATCGAACTATGGATTCATTTTTGTGGCTTCCGTAGGGCGCGGCACTTTGGCCACCAATATTCGAAGAGGTTTATTTCCCTCGTTATACCAGCAATGGGCAATATTTGCGGGGCTTTCGATAAGTGTGTCCGGGCCGACCTCGAGCTTCTCCTCGCCGACTTCCACAATTCCTCTGCCAGTGAGCACGTAGAAAAATACATCGACAGGCGTGATATGACTTTTAAGAGATTTTCCGGGTTCGATGTTCATGTACACGACAACTGCGTTTTTCGTGTCATAGATTTTGCGCGCATCGATGCCGTGTGGGTTATTTAGCGATTTCGCGTTTTTCACTTCGATAGTTTTCATTTATTTCCTTTCGCTATTTTTAATAAGCGAATAAGACCGCTTTTGAACACCGAAAAATAGAGCCAGATATGGAGTATTGTGAAAACGGTCATCAGGATACCGGAAACCGTGTGGATTTTTGTGATCGGTTCCGGAACCGTCCAATCCGCGCCAATAATCTTGCTCGATAGTGGCATCTTGATAATCCCTGTTATCACGACGATTACGACTAATATCAAAAGGATCGTCGATACCAACGCAGTTGTAGTTCTCTTTTTCATCTCATGAACTTCCCAAATTTCTTACCGTCCCATCATCCGGGCGATATCCTATTACAGGTCACCTGAATACTGATTATTATCTAATTTATTTCTCGAAGAGCATATTTCAATCCGATTCATCAATTGATAATCCGGGCAAAGTTTCACACATTCTCTTTTTGTCCTTAAACATCGTGCTCGTTCGGGGATTCTTCTCGCCGAATTTTAGAACGAGTATTTTCAGAGTTTCCTCGTGTGATTTCCCGTCTAATTCGGACTTTTTGATGAGTCGATACGCACCGAAAAGCGCTGACGGTCCGATATCCGACGCAAATGTTCCGAATCCTTGATTCCAGACGAAAAGTGCGAAAAGCTCGTCTAGCTCGGGGATTGTTACTCCGAGCGCGTAAGCCTTTACCAGTTCGCGCGTTGCCTGC is a window encoding:
- a CDS encoding cupin domain-containing protein encodes the protein MKTIEVKNAKSLNNPHGIDARKIYDTKNAVVVYMNIEPGKSLKSHITPVDVFFYVLTGRGIVEVGEEKLEVGPDTLIESPANIAHCWYNEGNKPLRILVAKVPRPTEATKMNP
- a CDS encoding DUF4405 domain-containing protein encodes the protein MKKRTTTALVSTILLILVVIVVITGIIKMPLSSKIIGADWTVPEPITKIHTVSGILMTVFTILHIWLYFSVFKSGLIRLLKIAKGNK